One stretch of Ananas comosus cultivar F153 linkage group 6, ASM154086v1, whole genome shotgun sequence DNA includes these proteins:
- the LOC109711514 gene encoding protein GAMETE EXPRESSED 2 isoform X5: MKHLFRVSSSILCIFMSISPPICSLAYRASPPDPKGFGRTLFTPTFSFSWLDDKATFQAGDIATIKVKILDNPVNNKTSDLSRQAMNFSLSVNGKKGNSSYISGVVQYLQGAPTLWSISFIPIWVGQFTMVVTEDHFGITDSSLHFNVTAGHLYPSACVASWIDLSTEYVAGTKANILILPKDAFGNDILQGVEGLSNDYFCVHASYDNGSNVDLFDFRSNGWNEAGYISLEFVPKLAGNFFLHVYGDNKSLSGSPLPLIVKPGPLDMKKSMGMWKCGTNFLQIFSKLEIFVHQQDSFGNLVPGFYPFDARVVKRTTNLSVPVADLFFQVVAEGIQLLSFTVSEPGQFTLIIFDTKANESISPMVYDYYVFIGYCHGSNSFANGSGLAHSIAGRMSFFTVFLEDQYHNPSPIEAERLYVRILCKNGTYEVSTIIFPLRNVSERAPVSGQFYFPEGPSGYVPSLPKNEIIGRSTVRASEFHVAFTARKSGNYEIWVSCGNVAINNESPYLLKVLPVFSQKSKLSLGANNSSFMTWAFIDNEDGTYTGYYMARDTGAFNICILFQDEHLPPCPFEVHVYESKYFSEAHNDSILVWEDESVAFDVLLNDYIAGGQAKLIESSIPQHGSLLLYGQLFRYTPFKGYFGNDSFSYTFSDTNNNNATATVFISVLCKPPQFVSLPTQLRATEDVVSPKFGSGFSGFEVFYSDAAENISVTISARFGTMYLAPMSIYLVQPLGSMLAVNRGGRAGKELTLVGQVETINAALESVQYIGNENFCGNDIINLYAMNKNGVQDARVPIFVEPINDPPIIHAPKSIVLGKMESSDGYQIYDRQRDVFDFLVVEPDIFGFPGNKSHFVITFSLEVNDGSLSTLLPVNLISTAELKITGNDQWQPLQTYVTISNHFVLKGKGFRFRGSVGDCNNALQQLIYQGTNHDAVLTVTVNDMGNYGCYPDCADMMSSPLSTEVTINLIRRRPISSRTTLLLGSALVIEIFMMILLGGVLLFFICKCMNALQKERQEHADNVRFPSEENHGDDMMNASTSANMNPTPSSFALPESSFRQRIDRDGSKFLIDRDGLNKEKNHPPPAPFT; the protein is encoded by the exons ATGAAGCATCTTTTTAGGGTTTCCTCGTCGATTTTATGCATTTTTATGTCGATTTCGCCTCCAATTTGTTCACTAGCTTATCGAGCATCTCCACCTGACCCTAAAG GATTCGGACGTACATTGTTCACGCCCACCTTTTCCTTTAGCTGGTTAGATGATAAAGCTACATTCCAAGCTGGTGATATAGCAACAATTAAGGTCAAGATATTGGATAACCCTGTTAATAATAAGACCTCTGATTTAAGCCGACAGGCAATGAATTTTTCTCTATCTGTGAATGGAAAGAAAGGGAATAGTTCATATATCTCTGGAGTTGTTCAGTATCTTCAGGGGGCTCCTACATTATGGAGTATTTCTTTTATTCCAATTTGGGTTGGGCAGTTTACTATGGTTGTCACAGAAGATCATTTTGGCATCACTGATTCATCCCTTCATTTTAATGTTACAGCTG gcCATTTATATCCATCTGCTTGCGTGGCTTCTTGGATTGATCTTTCTACTGAATATGTTGCTGGTACAAAAGCAAACATATTGATACTTCCTAAAGATGCATTTGGGAATGACATCTTGCAAGGAGTTGAGGGTCTGAGCAATGATTACTTTTGTGTCCATGCATCTTATGACAATGGATCTAATGTGGACTTGTTTGACTTCCGATCTAATGGTTGGAACGAAGCTGGATATATTAGCCTTGAGTTTGTTCCAAAACTTGCTGGAAATTTTTTCTTACATGTTTATGGTGATAATAAGAGCTTAAGTGGTTCTCCTCTACCATTGATAGTAAAACCAG GACCACTAGATATGAAAAAAAGCATGGGAATGTGGAAATGTGGGACAAATTTCTTGCAAATCTTCTCTAAGCTGGAAATATTTGTACACCAGCAAGATTCATTCGGAAACCTTGTTCCAGGTTTCTATCCATTCGATGCACGGGTTGTCAAAAGGACTACAAATTTGTCGGTTCCAGTAGCGGACCTTTTCTTTCAAGTTGTGGCTGAGGGAATTCAGTTGCTTTCTTTCACAGTTTCTGAACCTGGGCAATTCACACTAATCATCTTTGACACAAAAGCGAACGAAAGCATTTCTCCTATGGTGTATgattattatgtatttatag GTTATTGCCATGGGTCAAACAGCTTTGCGAATGGTTCTGGTTTAGCCCATTCTATTGCTGGTAGAATGTCATTCTTCACAGTTTTTCTGGAGGATCAGTACCATAACCCATCTCCAATTGAAGCGGAAAGGCTTTATGTGCGAATCCTTTGCAAAAATGGCACATATGAAGTGAGCACAATTATCTTCCCTCTGAGAAATGTTAGTG AGCGCGCTCCTGTTTCTGGACAATTTTACTTCCCTGAAGGACCTTCAGGATATGTTCCTTCATTGCCCAAAAATGAG ATCATTGGAAGATCAACAGTTCGAGCTAGTGAATTTCATGTCGCCTTTACCGCTCGAAAATCTGGAAATTATGAGATCTGGGTGTCATGCGGAAACGTTGCAATAAACAATGAGAGCCCTTATTTGTTGAAAGTTTTACCAG TTTTCTCACAGAAGTCAAAATTGAGTTTAGGAGCAAATAATTCAAGTTTCATGACATGGGCATTCATTGACAATGAAGATGGAACATATACTGGCTACTACATGGCAAGAGATACTGGTGCCTTCAACATATGCATTTTGTTTCAGGATGAACATTTGCCTCCTTGTCCTTTTGAGGTCCATGTGTATGAAA GTAAGTATTTTTCTGAGGCACACAATGATAGCATTTTGGTTTGGGAGGACGAGTCGGTTGCTTTTGATGTACTATTAAATGACTACATTGCAGGAGGCCAAGCAAAATTAATTGAATCATCTATA CCACAACATGGGTCACTCCTGCTGTACGGACAACTCTTTCGTTACACTCCGTTTAAAGGATATTTCGGAAACGATTCATTTTCATACACATTTTCggatacaaataataataatgctacTGCCACTGTATTCATCTCAGTCCTCTGCAAGCCACCTCAATTTGTTTCCTTGCCCACTCAATTGCGTGCAACTGAAGATGTAGTTAGTCCAAAATTCGG TAGTGGCTTTTCGGGGTTCGAAGTGTTTTATTCAGATGCAGCAGAAAATATCTCTGTTACAATAAGTGCACGGTTCGGCACAATGTATCTTGCTCCGATGTCAATATACTTGGTCCAACCGCTGGGAAGTATGCTTGCAGTGAACCGAGGTGGCAGAGCTGGGAAGGAGTTAACCTTGGTGGGGCAAGTTGAAACAATTAACGCTGCTTTGGAGTCGGTACAATATATTGG CAACGAGAATTTCTGCGGAAATGATATTATCAATCTATATGCCATGAATAAGAATGGAGTGCAGGATGCTCGCGTGCCAATTTTTGTTGAACCCATTAACGATCCACCAATCATACATGCTCCCAAGTCTATAGTTCTTGGAAAGATGGAATCAAGTGACGGATATCAGATATATGACAGGCAAAGAGATGTGTTTGATTTCTTAGTGGTTGAACCAGATATTTTTGGCTTTCCGG GGAACAAATCTCATTTTGTGATCACATTCTCCTTGGAAGTGAATGATGGATCTTTGTCGACACTTCTGCCCGTCAATCTCATTAGTACAGCTGAACTGAAGATCACAGGGAATGATCAGTGGCAGCCCCTTCAAACTTATGTGACAATTTCCAACCATTTTGTGCTTAAAGGCAAAGGGTTCAGATTTCGTGGGTCAGTTGGGGATTGCAATAATGCACTACAGCAGCTAATTTATCAA GGCACAAATCATGATGCAGTTTTAACAGTCACCGTAAATGATATGGGCAACTATGGATGCTATCCAGATTGCGCCGACATGATGTCATCACCGCTTTCCACTGAGGTTACCATAAATCTAATCAGAAGGAGGCCAATTAGTTCAAGAACAACACTTT TGCTTGGATCAGCACTAGTTATCGAGATTTTCATGATGATTCTCCTTGGCGGGGTGCTTCTGTTCTTTATCTGTAAATGTATGAATGCTCTTCAAAAAGAGAGACAAGAACATGCTGATAATGTTCGGTTTCCTTCAGAAGAAAATCACGGCGATGACATG ATGAATGCCTCGACATCGGCGAATATGAATCCAACTCCCTCTTCATTTGCACTTCCTGAATCCAGCTTTCGGCAAAG
- the LOC109711514 gene encoding protein GAMETE EXPRESSED 2 isoform X4: protein MKHLFRVSSSILCIFMSISPPICSLAYRASPPDPKGFGRTLFTPTFSFSWLDDKATFQAGDIATIKVKILDNPVNNKTSDLSRQAMNFSLSVNGKKGNSSYISGVVQYLQGAPTLWSISFIPIWVGQFTMVVTEDHFGITDSSLHFNVTAGHLYPSACVASWIDLSTEYVAGTKANILILPKDAFGNDILQGVEGLSNDYFCVHASYDNGSNVDLFDFRSNGWNEAGYISLEFVPKLAGNFFLHVYGDNKSLSGSPLPLIVKPGPLDMKKSMGMWKCGTNFLQIFSKLEIFVHQQDSFGNLVPGFYPFDARVVKRTTNLSVPVADLFFQVVAEGIQLLSFTVSEPGQFTLIIFDTKANESISPMVYDYYVFIGYCHGSNSFANGSGLAHSIAGRMSFFTVFLEDQYHNPSPIEAERLYVRILCKNGTYEVSTIIFPLRNVSERAPVSGQFYFPEGPSGYVPSLPKNEIIGRSTVRASEFHVAFTARKSGNYEIWVSCGNVAINNESPYLLKVLPGLVSTSLSNVVKFAPSVKRLMKNEVVVQLSDSFLNPVFSQKSKLSLGANNSSFMTWAFIDNEDGTYTGYYMARDTGAFNICILFQDEHLPPCPFEVHVYESKYFSEAHNDSILVWEDESVAFDVLLNDYIAGGQAKLIESSIPQHGSLLLYGQLFRYTPFKGYFGNDSFSYTFSDTNNNNATATVFISVLCKPPQFVSLPTQLRATEDVVSPKFGSGFSGFEVFYSDAAENISVTISARFGTMYLAPMSIYLVQPLGSMLAVNRGGRAGKELTLVGQVETINAALESVQYIGNENFCGNDIINLYAMNKNGVQDARVPIFVEPINDPPIIHAPKSIVLGKMESSDGYQIYDRQRDVFDFLVVEPDIFGFPGNKSHFVITFSLEVNDGSLSTLLPVNLISTAELKITGNDQWQPLQTYVTISNHFVLKGKGFRFRGSVGDCNNALQQLIYQGTNHDAVLTVTVNDMGNYGCYPDCADMMSSPLSTEVTINLIRRRPISSRTTLLLGSALVIEIFMMILLGGVLLFFICKCMNALQKERQEHADNVRFPSEENHGDDMMNASTSANMNPTPSSFALPESSFRQSR from the exons ATGAAGCATCTTTTTAGGGTTTCCTCGTCGATTTTATGCATTTTTATGTCGATTTCGCCTCCAATTTGTTCACTAGCTTATCGAGCATCTCCACCTGACCCTAAAG GATTCGGACGTACATTGTTCACGCCCACCTTTTCCTTTAGCTGGTTAGATGATAAAGCTACATTCCAAGCTGGTGATATAGCAACAATTAAGGTCAAGATATTGGATAACCCTGTTAATAATAAGACCTCTGATTTAAGCCGACAGGCAATGAATTTTTCTCTATCTGTGAATGGAAAGAAAGGGAATAGTTCATATATCTCTGGAGTTGTTCAGTATCTTCAGGGGGCTCCTACATTATGGAGTATTTCTTTTATTCCAATTTGGGTTGGGCAGTTTACTATGGTTGTCACAGAAGATCATTTTGGCATCACTGATTCATCCCTTCATTTTAATGTTACAGCTG gcCATTTATATCCATCTGCTTGCGTGGCTTCTTGGATTGATCTTTCTACTGAATATGTTGCTGGTACAAAAGCAAACATATTGATACTTCCTAAAGATGCATTTGGGAATGACATCTTGCAAGGAGTTGAGGGTCTGAGCAATGATTACTTTTGTGTCCATGCATCTTATGACAATGGATCTAATGTGGACTTGTTTGACTTCCGATCTAATGGTTGGAACGAAGCTGGATATATTAGCCTTGAGTTTGTTCCAAAACTTGCTGGAAATTTTTTCTTACATGTTTATGGTGATAATAAGAGCTTAAGTGGTTCTCCTCTACCATTGATAGTAAAACCAG GACCACTAGATATGAAAAAAAGCATGGGAATGTGGAAATGTGGGACAAATTTCTTGCAAATCTTCTCTAAGCTGGAAATATTTGTACACCAGCAAGATTCATTCGGAAACCTTGTTCCAGGTTTCTATCCATTCGATGCACGGGTTGTCAAAAGGACTACAAATTTGTCGGTTCCAGTAGCGGACCTTTTCTTTCAAGTTGTGGCTGAGGGAATTCAGTTGCTTTCTTTCACAGTTTCTGAACCTGGGCAATTCACACTAATCATCTTTGACACAAAAGCGAACGAAAGCATTTCTCCTATGGTGTATgattattatgtatttatag GTTATTGCCATGGGTCAAACAGCTTTGCGAATGGTTCTGGTTTAGCCCATTCTATTGCTGGTAGAATGTCATTCTTCACAGTTTTTCTGGAGGATCAGTACCATAACCCATCTCCAATTGAAGCGGAAAGGCTTTATGTGCGAATCCTTTGCAAAAATGGCACATATGAAGTGAGCACAATTATCTTCCCTCTGAGAAATGTTAGTG AGCGCGCTCCTGTTTCTGGACAATTTTACTTCCCTGAAGGACCTTCAGGATATGTTCCTTCATTGCCCAAAAATGAG ATCATTGGAAGATCAACAGTTCGAGCTAGTGAATTTCATGTCGCCTTTACCGCTCGAAAATCTGGAAATTATGAGATCTGGGTGTCATGCGGAAACGTTGCAATAAACAATGAGAGCCCTTATTTGTTGAAAGTTTTACCAG GCTTGGTTAGTACATCACTATCAAATGTTGTTAAATTTGCACCTAGTGTAAAGAGGCTTATGAAGAATGAAGTCGTTGTGCAACTTTCTGATTCTTTTCTGAATCCAGTTTTCTCACAGAAGTCAAAATTGAGTTTAGGAGCAAATAATTCAAGTTTCATGACATGGGCATTCATTGACAATGAAGATGGAACATATACTGGCTACTACATGGCAAGAGATACTGGTGCCTTCAACATATGCATTTTGTTTCAGGATGAACATTTGCCTCCTTGTCCTTTTGAGGTCCATGTGTATGAAA GTAAGTATTTTTCTGAGGCACACAATGATAGCATTTTGGTTTGGGAGGACGAGTCGGTTGCTTTTGATGTACTATTAAATGACTACATTGCAGGAGGCCAAGCAAAATTAATTGAATCATCTATA CCACAACATGGGTCACTCCTGCTGTACGGACAACTCTTTCGTTACACTCCGTTTAAAGGATATTTCGGAAACGATTCATTTTCATACACATTTTCggatacaaataataataatgctacTGCCACTGTATTCATCTCAGTCCTCTGCAAGCCACCTCAATTTGTTTCCTTGCCCACTCAATTGCGTGCAACTGAAGATGTAGTTAGTCCAAAATTCGG TAGTGGCTTTTCGGGGTTCGAAGTGTTTTATTCAGATGCAGCAGAAAATATCTCTGTTACAATAAGTGCACGGTTCGGCACAATGTATCTTGCTCCGATGTCAATATACTTGGTCCAACCGCTGGGAAGTATGCTTGCAGTGAACCGAGGTGGCAGAGCTGGGAAGGAGTTAACCTTGGTGGGGCAAGTTGAAACAATTAACGCTGCTTTGGAGTCGGTACAATATATTGG CAACGAGAATTTCTGCGGAAATGATATTATCAATCTATATGCCATGAATAAGAATGGAGTGCAGGATGCTCGCGTGCCAATTTTTGTTGAACCCATTAACGATCCACCAATCATACATGCTCCCAAGTCTATAGTTCTTGGAAAGATGGAATCAAGTGACGGATATCAGATATATGACAGGCAAAGAGATGTGTTTGATTTCTTAGTGGTTGAACCAGATATTTTTGGCTTTCCGG GGAACAAATCTCATTTTGTGATCACATTCTCCTTGGAAGTGAATGATGGATCTTTGTCGACACTTCTGCCCGTCAATCTCATTAGTACAGCTGAACTGAAGATCACAGGGAATGATCAGTGGCAGCCCCTTCAAACTTATGTGACAATTTCCAACCATTTTGTGCTTAAAGGCAAAGGGTTCAGATTTCGTGGGTCAGTTGGGGATTGCAATAATGCACTACAGCAGCTAATTTATCAA GGCACAAATCATGATGCAGTTTTAACAGTCACCGTAAATGATATGGGCAACTATGGATGCTATCCAGATTGCGCCGACATGATGTCATCACCGCTTTCCACTGAGGTTACCATAAATCTAATCAGAAGGAGGCCAATTAGTTCAAGAACAACACTTT TGCTTGGATCAGCACTAGTTATCGAGATTTTCATGATGATTCTCCTTGGCGGGGTGCTTCTGTTCTTTATCTGTAAATGTATGAATGCTCTTCAAAAAGAGAGACAAGAACATGCTGATAATGTTCGGTTTCCTTCAGAAGAAAATCACGGCGATGACATG ATGAATGCCTCGACATCGGCGAATATGAATCCAACTCCCTCTTCATTTGCACTTCCTGAATCCAGCTTTCGGCAAAG
- the LOC109711514 gene encoding protein GAMETE EXPRESSED 2 isoform X3 gives MKHLFRVSSSILCIFMSISPPICSLAYRASPPDPKGFGRTLFTPTFSFSWLDDKATFQAGDIATIKVKILDNPVNNKTSDLSRQAMNFSLSVNGKKGNSSYISGVVQYLQGAPTLWSISFIPIWVGQFTMVVTEDHFGITDSSLHFNVTAGHLYPSACVASWIDLSTEYVAGTKANILILPKDAFGNDILQGVEGLSNDYFCVHASYDNGSNVDLFDFRSNGWNEAGYISLEFVPKLAGNFFLHVYGDNKSLSGSPLPLIVKPGPLDMKKSMGMWKCGTNFLQIFSKLEIFVHQQDSFGNLVPGFYPFDARVVKRTTNLSVPVADLFFQVVAEGIQLLSFTVSEPGQFTLIIFDTKANESISPMVYDYYVFIGYCHGSNSFANGSGLAHSIAGRMSFFTVFLEDQYHNPSPIEAERLYVRILCKNGTYEVSTIIFPLRNVSERAPVSGQFYFPEGPSGYVPSLPKNEIIGRSTVRASEFHVAFTARKSGNYEIWVSCGNVAINNESPYLLKVLPGLVSTSLSNVVKFAPSVKRLMKNEVVVQLSDSFLNPVFSQKSKLSLGANNSSFMTWAFIDNEDGTYTGYYMARDTGAFNICILFQDEHLPPCPFEVHVYESKYFSEAHNDSILVWEDESVAFDVLLNDYIAGGQAKLIESSIPQHGSLLLYGQLFRYTPFKGYFGNDSFSYTFSDTNNNNATATVFISVLCKPPQFVSLPTQLRATEDVVSPKFGSGFSGFEVFYSDAAENISVTISARFGTMYLAPMSIYLVQPLGSMLAVNRGGRAGKELTLVGQVETINAALESVQYIGNENFCGNDIINLYAMNKNGVQDARVPIFVEPINDPPIIHAPKSIVLGKMESSDGYQIYDRQRDVFDFLVVEPDIFGFPGNKSHFVITFSLEVNDGSLSTLLPVNLISTAELKITGNDQWQPLQTYVTISNHFVLKGKGFRFRGSVGDCNNALQQLIYQGTNHDAVLTVTVNDMGNYGCYPDCADMMSSPLSTEVTINLIRRRPISSRTTLLLGSALVIEIFMMILLGGVLLFFICKCMNALQKERQEHADNVRFPSEENHGDDMMNASTSANMNPTPSSFALPESSFRQRSRWEQIFDRSGWIK, from the exons ATGAAGCATCTTTTTAGGGTTTCCTCGTCGATTTTATGCATTTTTATGTCGATTTCGCCTCCAATTTGTTCACTAGCTTATCGAGCATCTCCACCTGACCCTAAAG GATTCGGACGTACATTGTTCACGCCCACCTTTTCCTTTAGCTGGTTAGATGATAAAGCTACATTCCAAGCTGGTGATATAGCAACAATTAAGGTCAAGATATTGGATAACCCTGTTAATAATAAGACCTCTGATTTAAGCCGACAGGCAATGAATTTTTCTCTATCTGTGAATGGAAAGAAAGGGAATAGTTCATATATCTCTGGAGTTGTTCAGTATCTTCAGGGGGCTCCTACATTATGGAGTATTTCTTTTATTCCAATTTGGGTTGGGCAGTTTACTATGGTTGTCACAGAAGATCATTTTGGCATCACTGATTCATCCCTTCATTTTAATGTTACAGCTG gcCATTTATATCCATCTGCTTGCGTGGCTTCTTGGATTGATCTTTCTACTGAATATGTTGCTGGTACAAAAGCAAACATATTGATACTTCCTAAAGATGCATTTGGGAATGACATCTTGCAAGGAGTTGAGGGTCTGAGCAATGATTACTTTTGTGTCCATGCATCTTATGACAATGGATCTAATGTGGACTTGTTTGACTTCCGATCTAATGGTTGGAACGAAGCTGGATATATTAGCCTTGAGTTTGTTCCAAAACTTGCTGGAAATTTTTTCTTACATGTTTATGGTGATAATAAGAGCTTAAGTGGTTCTCCTCTACCATTGATAGTAAAACCAG GACCACTAGATATGAAAAAAAGCATGGGAATGTGGAAATGTGGGACAAATTTCTTGCAAATCTTCTCTAAGCTGGAAATATTTGTACACCAGCAAGATTCATTCGGAAACCTTGTTCCAGGTTTCTATCCATTCGATGCACGGGTTGTCAAAAGGACTACAAATTTGTCGGTTCCAGTAGCGGACCTTTTCTTTCAAGTTGTGGCTGAGGGAATTCAGTTGCTTTCTTTCACAGTTTCTGAACCTGGGCAATTCACACTAATCATCTTTGACACAAAAGCGAACGAAAGCATTTCTCCTATGGTGTATgattattatgtatttatag GTTATTGCCATGGGTCAAACAGCTTTGCGAATGGTTCTGGTTTAGCCCATTCTATTGCTGGTAGAATGTCATTCTTCACAGTTTTTCTGGAGGATCAGTACCATAACCCATCTCCAATTGAAGCGGAAAGGCTTTATGTGCGAATCCTTTGCAAAAATGGCACATATGAAGTGAGCACAATTATCTTCCCTCTGAGAAATGTTAGTG AGCGCGCTCCTGTTTCTGGACAATTTTACTTCCCTGAAGGACCTTCAGGATATGTTCCTTCATTGCCCAAAAATGAG ATCATTGGAAGATCAACAGTTCGAGCTAGTGAATTTCATGTCGCCTTTACCGCTCGAAAATCTGGAAATTATGAGATCTGGGTGTCATGCGGAAACGTTGCAATAAACAATGAGAGCCCTTATTTGTTGAAAGTTTTACCAG GCTTGGTTAGTACATCACTATCAAATGTTGTTAAATTTGCACCTAGTGTAAAGAGGCTTATGAAGAATGAAGTCGTTGTGCAACTTTCTGATTCTTTTCTGAATCCAGTTTTCTCACAGAAGTCAAAATTGAGTTTAGGAGCAAATAATTCAAGTTTCATGACATGGGCATTCATTGACAATGAAGATGGAACATATACTGGCTACTACATGGCAAGAGATACTGGTGCCTTCAACATATGCATTTTGTTTCAGGATGAACATTTGCCTCCTTGTCCTTTTGAGGTCCATGTGTATGAAA GTAAGTATTTTTCTGAGGCACACAATGATAGCATTTTGGTTTGGGAGGACGAGTCGGTTGCTTTTGATGTACTATTAAATGACTACATTGCAGGAGGCCAAGCAAAATTAATTGAATCATCTATA CCACAACATGGGTCACTCCTGCTGTACGGACAACTCTTTCGTTACACTCCGTTTAAAGGATATTTCGGAAACGATTCATTTTCATACACATTTTCggatacaaataataataatgctacTGCCACTGTATTCATCTCAGTCCTCTGCAAGCCACCTCAATTTGTTTCCTTGCCCACTCAATTGCGTGCAACTGAAGATGTAGTTAGTCCAAAATTCGG TAGTGGCTTTTCGGGGTTCGAAGTGTTTTATTCAGATGCAGCAGAAAATATCTCTGTTACAATAAGTGCACGGTTCGGCACAATGTATCTTGCTCCGATGTCAATATACTTGGTCCAACCGCTGGGAAGTATGCTTGCAGTGAACCGAGGTGGCAGAGCTGGGAAGGAGTTAACCTTGGTGGGGCAAGTTGAAACAATTAACGCTGCTTTGGAGTCGGTACAATATATTGG CAACGAGAATTTCTGCGGAAATGATATTATCAATCTATATGCCATGAATAAGAATGGAGTGCAGGATGCTCGCGTGCCAATTTTTGTTGAACCCATTAACGATCCACCAATCATACATGCTCCCAAGTCTATAGTTCTTGGAAAGATGGAATCAAGTGACGGATATCAGATATATGACAGGCAAAGAGATGTGTTTGATTTCTTAGTGGTTGAACCAGATATTTTTGGCTTTCCGG GGAACAAATCTCATTTTGTGATCACATTCTCCTTGGAAGTGAATGATGGATCTTTGTCGACACTTCTGCCCGTCAATCTCATTAGTACAGCTGAACTGAAGATCACAGGGAATGATCAGTGGCAGCCCCTTCAAACTTATGTGACAATTTCCAACCATTTTGTGCTTAAAGGCAAAGGGTTCAGATTTCGTGGGTCAGTTGGGGATTGCAATAATGCACTACAGCAGCTAATTTATCAA GGCACAAATCATGATGCAGTTTTAACAGTCACCGTAAATGATATGGGCAACTATGGATGCTATCCAGATTGCGCCGACATGATGTCATCACCGCTTTCCACTGAGGTTACCATAAATCTAATCAGAAGGAGGCCAATTAGTTCAAGAACAACACTTT TGCTTGGATCAGCACTAGTTATCGAGATTTTCATGATGATTCTCCTTGGCGGGGTGCTTCTGTTCTTTATCTGTAAATGTATGAATGCTCTTCAAAAAGAGAGACAAGAACATGCTGATAATGTTCGGTTTCCTTCAGAAGAAAATCACGGCGATGACATG ATGAATGCCTCGACATCGGCGAATATGAATCCAACTCCCTCTTCATTTGCACTTCCTGAATCCAGCTTTCGGCAAAG